In Rhineura floridana isolate rRhiFlo1 chromosome 1, rRhiFlo1.hap2, whole genome shotgun sequence, the following proteins share a genomic window:
- the FMO1 gene encoding flavin-containing monooxygenase 1 isoform X2 has translation MGNSGVDIAVEATHTARKVMISTERGAWVISRVFDNGYPWDMVFLTRFRNIIRNILPGYFTGWLIASHVSQWFNHANYGIIPKDRSVMREPVLNDELPACIITGKVSVRPEVKEFKENSVVFANTPGEEEVDVVVFATGYKASFPFIDESVIKVENKHASLYKYIFPPQLEKPTLAVIGFLRPFGAVMPVVEMQARWVTRIFNGLCKLPPVNTMMEEVNEKKKNNVNWFGLSFDEVLKTDCLVYMDQIASNIGTKPSVPALLLKDPELALKIFFGPCSSYQYRLIGPGMWEGARSAIMSQWKRTLKPTRTRVVEDSSNFLMYLLKVLILFAVFVGIFFGFN, from the exons GTGATGATCAGCACAGAAAGAGGTGCCTGGGTGATAAGCCGTGTTTTTGACAATGGCTATCCATGGGACATGGTGTTCCTAACTCGTTTTAGGAATATTATTCGAAATATCCTTCCTGGGTACTTCACAGGATGGCTGATTGCAAGCCACGTGAGCCAGTGGTTTAACCATGCAAACTATGGCATCATTCCAAAGGACAG GTCTGTGATGAGAGAGCCAGTGCTAAATGATGAACTCCCTGCATGCATCATCACTGGGAAGGTCTCTGTGAGGCCTGAGGTGAAGGAGTTCAAAGAAAACTCTGTTGTGTTCGCAAATACTCCTGGTGAAGAGGAAGTGGATGTTGTTGTCTTTGCCACTGGATACAAAGCTTCTTTTCCTTTCATTGATGAGTCAGTTATCAAGGTGGAAAAtaaacatgcttccttgtacAAATACATCTTCCCCCCTCAGCTGGAGAAACCAACACTTGCCGTTATAGGGTTCCTCAGGCCCTTTGGGGCAGTCATGCCTGTTGTGGAAATGCAAGCACGCTGGGTCACCCGTATCTTTAATG GTTTGTGTAAGTTGCCTCCAGTGAACACAATGATGGAGGAGGTCaatgaaaagaagaaaaacaacgtCAACTG GTTTGGCTTGTCCTTTGATGAGGTTTTGAAAACAGATTGCCTTGTGTACATGGACCAAATTGCCTCCAATATTGGCACAAAACCAAGCGTGCCAGCTCTCCTTCTGAAAGATCCTGAACTGGCCCTGAAGATTTTCTTTGGGCCCTGTTCCTCCTACCAGTACCGCCTGATTGGACCAGGAATGTGGGAGGGAGCAAGAAGTGCCATCATGAGCCAGTGGAAACGGACCCTGAAGCCCACAAGAACTCGGGTTGTGGAAGACTCTTCAAATTTCCTCATGTACCTGCTAAAAGTGCTGATACTGTTTGCTGTCTTTGTTGGAATTTTCTTTGGTTTCAATTAG